CGACGCCGGCGACCGGCTTACGATCCACCCACCCTTTGTTCGTATCGGGCTTTTTCTTAGGGGGCGCCTTATATTGCCGGAGAAGGCCCTGGGCAGTTTCCACCCTGGTTTTCCGTTCAAACACCTTGGACAGCGAATCGGAGGAAACATTTTTCCGCTCCAGATGCACCACCCCTAGTTCCCGCAGCTTGGTAAGGGCTTCAATCTGTGTCTTATCCTGGATAACCAGGGACACTTTCTTCATAGGTACGATCACGAGGGGAACCTCCTCACGGTGTTCGTCGGGTGAATGTTCATTTCGCTGCCTTCTCCAATCCGCTCTTGGCGATCTTGCCCCGCACTACCGCAGAGGTCTGCTGATCCCCAAGGTAGACGCCTATCTTTTTTATACTTCCCTTAGTCTCAGGAATCTTAATCTTCTCAAAGAGGTTCACCCTCTGGGTAGTAACCCGTAACTCGTGGTCCAGGCGCTTACGCTGTTCCTCCAGGATCTGTGCTTCCAAATCCAGGAGTATCACCTGCTCCATCTTCTCCACCGCCACATCAAGCCACAGGGGCGTACGGGCTAAGTCGTAGGGGGCGACCTCAAAATCCGCACCCTGGAATATGGGTATGGACACACCGGCGATGTTTCCTTCCGAGGTCCTGAGACTGGTAATCTTCAAAAGCTCCGGAACAAAAACACCGGTTTCACCGAAGACACCGACCCAGTTTTTAAAGGACTCGTCCAGAAGGTCTTTTTCTTCCATCAGTTCTTTGATCCGAATTTCGGTGGTACGAATTTCACCCTGAAGCTGCTGCTTCTTGAGCATCAGGGTCGGCAAATACCGCTGATACATCTTGAGTGAGTCTTTCTGCTTTTTAAGCTCATTCTTAGTCAGCTTTATCTTTGCCATGGATACACTTAGTCCTTCTTAGGCCAGAACTTCGTAATAAGTTCAGTCCGCAGTCCCGTTTCTTCGGGGCTGAAACAATCCGAAAGGATTTCCCAACCCAGATCCAGGGCCCCTTCCAGGGGTATGTTGACCGTAAGGTCCATCATCTTCTTTTCAAAGAGTTCCCCGTACTTGAGGAGTTTTGCATCCCAGGGGGTCATGATAAAGCCCATGGCCTTCTTTTCCAGGGTATCCCGGTAGGCTGAGTAGAGCTTGATCATACCGTCCATCAGAGCCCGGTGGTCCGCCCTGGTTTTACCGTTAACCTGCTGTTTAAGCCGGGAAAGGGAACCAAAGGGCTCGATACGGCCATTCTTAAGGTAGTACTGACCTTCGGTGATATACCCCGTATTATCCGGCACCGGGTGGGTAACGTCGTCGCCGGGCATGGTGGTAACACCCAGGATGGTGATGGAACCGGCGCTCTCAAAGTCAACCGCCTTTTCGTAGCGGCTGGCAAGCTGGCTATACAAGTCTCCGGGGTAACCGCGGTTGGAAGGAACCTGCTCCTGGATGATGGAGATTTCCTTCATGGCGTCCGCAAAGTTGGTCATATCCGTAAGGAGGACCAACACATCCTTGCCCTGGAGGGCAAACTGTTCCGCCACGGCCAGGGACATATCGGGAATCATCAGACATTCTACGGTGGGGTCCGACGCGGTGTGTACGAACATCACCGTACGGGAAAGGGCGCCTCCCTCTTCCAGGGTATCCTTAAAGAAGAGGTAGTCGTCGTATTTAAGACCCATACCTCCCAGAACGATAACGTCTACTTCGGCTTGCATGGCAATACGGGCCAGGAGGTCGTTGTAGGGTTCACCGGAAACCGAGAAAATGGGCAGCTTCTGGGACACCACCAGGGTGTTGAAGAGGTCAATCATGGGGATACCGGTACGGATCATGTTCCGGGGTATAATACGATTGGCGGGGTTAACCGAAGGTCCGCCTATGGGTATGGGGTTATCGTGCAGGGCTGGTCCGTTATCCCGGGGGGTTCCGGAACCGGAGAATACCCGGCCCATGAGGTTGTCCGAAAAGGGTACCTGCATCTGCCGGCCCAGGAAGCGGACCGTATCGCCGGTGGAAATACCCCGGCCTCCGGCGAATACCTGGAGGGAAACCAGATCCCCGTTCAGACGGTTAACCTCCGCCAGGGAAGTACCGAATACGGTGTCCACCTCGGCGAGATCCCCGTAACGGATACCCTCGGCCTTCACGGTAATAACGCTTCCGGTAATGGATTCGATCTTACTATATACTTTGTTCATGACTCCGTCCTATAACGCAAGTATTTTTTCGGCCGCTTTATCCAGGCCCTTGGACTGTTCGGCCACGGTGGATTCAATTTCCTTTTCCAGGGCCTTGAATTTATCGTTCTGCCATTCCGATCCATTGTAATCCAAGAATTTCTGCCTGAGCCGGTTGAACCAACTGCGGGCTTCGTTTTTATCCGGAAAGCTAAACAGGGTAGCCATTATCTTAAGAAGCAAAGCAAAACTGTGTTTCTGCCGTTCCGGGCTGACCGCAGCGTCTACCGCGTCGAAGGAGTTCTGTTGGAAGTACACCGAGTCGATAAGCTCGCCCTTGAGGTAGATTACGTAATCTTCAATACTGGTTCCTTCCTCGCCGACGACCTTCATCATCTGCTCTACTTCACTGCCCCGGCGCATAAAGCCGTGGGCATAGCTCACTTTTTCTGCGTTTATAATGCCCTTGTACTTGGACCAGGAATCCAGGGGGTGAATAGCGGGGAACTTACGGGCATCGGAACGTTCACGGGAAAGACCGTGGAAGGCGCCGACAACCTTTAGGGTTGCCTGGGTAACGGGTTCTTCAAAGTTACCGCCCGCAGGACTGACCGTACCGCCTATGGTTACGGACCCGACGTTCCCGTCTCTTAGCCGAACCGTACCGGCCCTTTCGTAGAAGCTGGCGATGGTGGATTCCAGGTAAGCGGGGAACGCTTCCTCGCCGGGGATTTCTTCCAGACGACCGGACATTTCGCGCATGGCCTGGGCCCAACGGCTGGTAGAGTCCGCCAGGAGCAGGACGTTAAGCCCCATCTGCCGGTAATATTCCGCCAGGGTCACCCCGGTGTATACCGAAGCTTCCCGGGAAGCAACGGGCATGGAAGAGGTATTACAAATAATAATGGTCCGCTCCATTAAGGAATGACCAGTTTTAGGATCCTTTAATTCGGGGAATTCCTTGAGGGTTTCCACCACTTCACCGGCGCGCTCACCGCAGGCGGCGAGGATTACGATGTCCACGTCCGCATTCTGGCTGGTGATCTGCTGAAGGACGGTCTTCCCGGCGCCAAAGGGTCCGGGGATACAGTAGGTACCGCCCCGGGCTACGGGGAAGAAGGTGTCGATAAGCCGGACACGGGTAACCATGGGCTCCGTGGGCTTAAACCGTTCCACAAAGCAGTCTATGGGCCGCTTTACGGGCCAGCGGAAGGAGAGGCTTACCGGTACGGTGTTTCCCTTTTCATCCTTGAGCTCCGCAATGGTGTCCCGAAGCTTATACGAACCGGGGCCTTTTATGGAAACTACGGTATAGGTTCCGTACAGGCCGAAGGGAACCATGATCCGGTGGGTAAAGGCCGCTTCCGGCACCGTACCCAGGGTATCCGCCCGTTCAACCGTATCGCCGACTTTTGCAACCGGGGTAAATTCCCAGGCCACATCCGAGGGCAGGGGGTCCAGATAGATGCCCCGTTCCAGGAACATACCCGCTACCGCCGTCAGTTTGGGCAGAGGGTTCTGGAGGCCGTCGTAGACCTGACCTAAAAGGCCGGGCCCCACTTCCACCGAGAGCATATCCCCGGTGTACTCCACCGTATCACCCACGGCGATACCCTTGGTAACCTCGAAGACCTGGAGCTGGGAAATATCACCCCTGATGCGGATGACCTCGCTTTTAAGCTGCTTGTCCGCAACCTTGACAAAGCCCACTTCGTTCATGGAGACAGGCCCGTCAAAACGGACGCTCACCATATTGCCGTTAACGGCTTCCACTGTACCTTTTGTTCCGATCATTTAGGTTCTCCCACGGACGGACCTACCGGTCCGAGTACACTCGACTGTGCGCTGCTCAATATGGCAGCGTAGAGTGTTTTATATTCCTTAAATCCTTCTTCCGTTTTAAACGATGCACGCCGCTCCAGGATGAGCAGCTTGAGCAGATAGGCGTACGCAACGTTCCGGCTGAAGTTATCTAATCCCTGTAAATAACCGATGGCTTCCCACCGGGCCTTATCCAGAACCATTTCCGCTTCCAGGGGGGATTCCACGGCCACAGCGGCTTTAACCGCCGCAGCTACGGCATCCGCCGGATATATGGGGGGCTCCACCGGGGCCGCAGTATCCCGTTTCGTCCGCTGGGCGCGGTACCGGGCTACGTTAAGACGCAGAGTCCGTTCCCATTCCCGCCAGTGGTCAATAAACTCGCTGCCAGAAGCGGATGCGTTCTCCGCATAGGAGGGCCTCCCGTCACCGGCGGCGTTTTTCCCCGGAAGTTCCGGGTCCAGACTAACCACATCCAGCAGGGCGCCGTCTTCGGCATCCAGTAGGGACTTGGCCAGCTCCCGAAAATATGCAGAAGTCATGGGTGCGCTCTGACCATAGACGAGGTTGGGGAGCTGGGCTGCTAAGTAATAGTAGGAGCCCACTGCTTAGTTTCCCTTTGCTGAGGTTTTAAGTATCTCCGCTAACCGGGGATTTAGATAGGACGAGAGCAACTCCGCCACGGATTCAACGGAAAAGTCGTAATATGCGGACCCATCCTTGGTGGCAATGCGAAAACCGGCGCCTAAATTACGGTCTGATTTTAACTCAACACCCTTATTTATCTCCGAGACGAGCTGATCATTGAAATAGGACCGGAGTTTATTGAGATTATCCTCGCTTAGGATGAGATCTAAAGAATCGGCGCCCTTGGAGACCCAGCTTTTTACTAATTCCGGAATTATCGCCTTAAGGGTATCCTCGCCATAGGAGGAAGCCGTCTTGGCGGCAATAATCTTGTCCAGCAAGGCCTCAATTTCACCTTTAAAGGCAAGGACAAGGTTCCGGGAAGCCTGTTCCAGGGCGGCGGTACCGGCTTTTTCGAAGCGTTCCGAATCCGTCTTAGCCTTGGCAATGATCCCCTCGGCTTCCCGCTGGGCGGATTCCACTATCCGTTTGGCATCGGAATCGGCCTGGGACTTTAGGCGGGCAGCTTCCTCTGAAGCGGAAACAATTCCGTCCTTCTTTATCTTATCAATAAGTTCTTGAAGTTGAATTTCCATAAGCTCCTCTTTAAATAGCAACAAATGAAATTGTATCGGCAACAAGTGAAATATGCAAGACCATTAAATAAAAAATACAAAAAATTCTTAAATTACCAATCAAACGAAAAAATAGACCGTTCATGGTAATCCCGGCCGGGCCCGAAGATACAGGAAGGGAATTCCCCATGATTCGGAGAATCCGGCAGATGCTGGGTCTCCAGGCAGAACCCGGTGTGCCTGTTGTATACTGAACCTTCTTTTCCGACAAGCCCGTCCAGAAAATTCCCCGTATAGAACTGGACCGCCGGCTGGGTAGTAAAAACCCGCATGGAACGGCCTGAAAGGGGTTCAAAAACATCCGCACAGGGCCGCAGCTTGCCCGGATCGCCGTCCAGCACAAAACAATGGTCATACCCGGGTCCATCGGTCCCATTCGTTCCCAGGGTACCCTTAAAATCCCGACCTATGGGTTTTCGGGCGGTAAAATCAAAGGCGCCTGTGGTCCCGGCACTCTGTACGGGCAGCAATTTTCCCGTGGGGATGAGGTTTTTATCCACATCAACATAGGAGGCGCCGTGAATTTGCAGCTCGTGGCCGAGGATATCCCCCCTGCCCTCCCCGGCTAGGTTAAAATACGCATGGTTTGTTAGGTTTACCGGACATTGGGCGTCCACCTGGGCTTGATAATCGGCCACAAGTTCATGTGATTTGGTAAGACCGTAGCTTACCACCGCCTTTAGGTTCCCCGGGTAGCCCTCATCGCCGTCGGGACTTTCCAGTTCAAACCGGACAAAGACGCCATCCTGCTCCTCATAAGCCTCGGCCTTCCAGAGGAATTTATCAAAACCCCGCCAGCCGCCGTGGAGACTATGCTTCCCATCATTTTTATAGAGATCGTAGGTCTTACCATTCAGGGCAAATCGCGCCCCGCCTATACGGTTACCAAAACGCCCGATGGTTGCCCCCACATAGTTTTTCGGGGTGTCATACCCTGCCAGGGTGGGAAAGCCTAAAAGCACATCATCGGTTCTTTTTTTTGAGGAGGGCACCAATAGGGATGTCCAGGTTGCTCCCAGGGTAGAGATAGATAGGGATAAATCTCCCGCTTTCAAGGTATAGAGCCGCACCTTTTTTCCGGAAGCAAGTACGCCGAAGGTTTTTTTGCTGATTTTCATGGATCTTCCCCCTTAAAAATATAAAAATAGTTTAACCCGGAAATATACTTGCGTCTACGCGGTGGACAGGAATTCCGAATTCAACCATGTGGTCTGTGTGGTCCGTGGTTATTCCTAATTTGGAATTGCTGTACGGTGGAAGGGGGTTCTTGTTTTTGATATATAGGGGAGGTATAGTGAATTCGTGGGTATTTTTGACCGCCTGGGTGATGTTATAAGAAGCTATCTCAATGATACAGGACCTGGTTTTACCGCCGGTCCTTCTATGGGACGGCGTTACGCCGATCCGGATCTGGATGCTGCGTATGAGGAGCTTGACGATTTCCTGGAAGGGAAGGATAAAGCCGGTGGCCGGGCGGATACCGGGGAAAACGGTTTCAGCCATGAAGGCAACGCCGGGAATGCGGGCAGTAAGACTCCGCCGGAAAGCCTTAGGGGAGACTTTGACGCCCTGGGCTTACCCTTCGGCGCTTCCGCGGAGGAGTGCAAGGCTGCGTATAAAAAGCTGTTGAAACTGCACCACCCGGACCGGCATGCGGGACATGAGGGGAATATGAAAAAGGCTACGGAAAAATCCGCCAGAATAAACGCGGCCTATGACCGGATAGAAAAGTGGCGGGCAACGGGGAAGGCGGAATAAAAAGCGAAAAATGATAGTGTACTATAAAATAGTAAACATCATAGATTTTCTGCTGGAGGAGTGAGTTTTTCAGAAGCCCCTTACTCCCCGCTGTCGTCTTCTCCCCACTCGCTTAACTTCCGGTGCAGGGTCTTGCGGCCCATGGCCAGGACTTCCGCAGCTTTACTCTTATTGCCCTTGTGGGCGGAAAGGGTGTCCCGGATGATGACCTTCTCCGCCTCCTCCATGGTGGTTCCCAAGGGTATCCTGATCCAGAGCGAGTCGTTCTGGGTGCGGACCGTGGGGGGCAGATCCTCCGCGGTGATCACCGGACCACGGGTCATGACCACGGCGCTTTCCATACAGTTCCGCAGTTCCCGTACATTGCCGGGCCAGTCGTAGGCGTAGAGGGCCGCCCGGGCTTTATCATCTATACCCTCCAGGGTTTTGCCGTTTTCCTCGGCAAACTCCCTGAGGAAGGCGGTAATAAGCAGGGGAAGATCGTCCTTCCGCTCCCGTAAAGGGGGGACCAAAATATTGACCACGTTGAGCCGATAGTAGAGGTCTTCCCGGAAATTACCCTTTTCTATTTCCGCCTTGAGGTCCTTGTTGGTGGCAGCAACGATGCGGACATCAACTTCGATGGTTTCCTCCCCCCCTACCCGTTCAAACTTTTTTTCCTGGAGCACCCGCAGAAGCTTTATCTGGATGTTCTGATCGATTTCGCCGATCTCGTCCAGGAAAAGGGTCCCCTCATGGGCAAGCTCGAAACGGCCCCGGGTACGGACCACCGCGCCGGTGAAGGCTCCCTTCTCATGGCCGAAGAGTTCGCTCTCCAGGATGCTGGCGGCAAGGGCGGCGCAGTGGACCTTGATCATGGGCTTGCCTTTACGGGGAGAAAGATCGTGGATGGCGTCCGCCACCAGTTCTTTCCCCACGCCGGATTCCCCGGTGATGAGGATCGAGGCTTTGGAGGGGGCGGCACGGCTTACGGTATCAAAGACCTGACGCATGGGGGCGCTGGTACCCACCATGGTCCTGAACTGTTTCTCGTGTTCCAGTTCTTCCTCAAGCCGACGGTGTTTGAGAAACAGTTCCCGGCCCTGGAGAGCCCGCTTTACCAGCAGGGAGAGATGGCCCAGGTCCACAGGTTTTGTGAGGAAGTCGTAGGCGCCGTTCCGCATGGCCGCCACGGCATTTTCCACCGTGCCATGACCGGTGAGGACTATCACCGGGATGCCCGGAGTTTCCGAATCTACCTTCTTGAGCAGTTCTTCTCCGCTGATGCCGGGCATCCGTAAATCGGTGATGAGCAGATCAATATCGCCCTTCCTGAAACGCTTGAACCCCGCATCCCCATCGGCGGCGGTTTCAACCTGATACCCGTCCATCTCCAGTGATGCTGCGAGCCCCTCCCGGATATTTTTTTCATCATCTACAACGAGGATTCTAAATTGCATTATTCCTCCCCGCCTTCAAAGGTGATGAGTTTCCGTTCCTTCTGGGGTATGGGCAGGGTGATTTTGAAACTGGTCCCCTCCCCTTCCTTTGATTTTACGGAAATCTCCCCCCGATGTTCCCGAACTATCTTAAAGACCAGGGTCAGTCCAAGGCCGGAACCTGTTTCCTTGGTGGTAAAATAGGGTTCAAATATTTTAGAAATATTTCCATCCGGTATCCCTATACCGGTATCCGACACAAGGATTTGGATTTCCCCATCCAGAAATTCGGTTTTTAGGGTAAGCTTCCCCCCCCCATCCATGGCAGCCTGGGCGTTCTTAATAAGATTGAGCAGCGCCTGCTTCATGTACCGTTCGTCAAAACCTATCCGGGGAAGGTTCTTATCAAGTTCTAAAATACATTTGATGTCCGATTC
This Treponema primitia ZAS-1 DNA region includes the following protein-coding sequences:
- a CDS encoding sigma-54-dependent transcriptional regulator, which produces MQFRILVVDDEKNIREGLAASLEMDGYQVETAADGDAGFKRFRKGDIDLLITDLRMPGISGEELLKKVDSETPGIPVIVLTGHGTVENAVAAMRNGAYDFLTKPVDLGHLSLLVKRALQGRELFLKHRRLEEELEHEKQFRTMVGTSAPMRQVFDTVSRAAPSKASILITGESGVGKELVADAIHDLSPRKGKPMIKVHCAALAASILESELFGHEKGAFTGAVVRTRGRFELAHEGTLFLDEIGEIDQNIQIKLLRVLQEKKFERVGGEETIEVDVRIVAATNKDLKAEIEKGNFREDLYYRLNVVNILVPPLRERKDDLPLLITAFLREFAEENGKTLEGIDDKARAALYAYDWPGNVRELRNCMESAVVMTRGPVITAEDLPPTVRTQNDSLWIRIPLGTTMEEAEKVIIRDTLSAHKGNKSKAAEVLAMGRKTLHRKLSEWGEDDSGE
- a CDS encoding V-type ATP synthase subunit D, with translation MAKIKLTKNELKKQKDSLKMYQRYLPTLMLKKQQLQGEIRTTEIRIKELMEEKDLLDESFKNWVGVFGETGVFVPELLKITSLRTSEGNIAGVSIPIFQGADFEVAPYDLARTPLWLDVAVEKMEQVILLDLEAQILEEQRKRLDHELRVTTQRVNLFEKIKIPETKGSIKKIGVYLGDQQTSAVVRGKIAKSGLEKAAK
- a CDS encoding J domain-containing protein: MGIFDRLGDVIRSYLNDTGPGFTAGPSMGRRYADPDLDAAYEELDDFLEGKDKAGGRADTGENGFSHEGNAGNAGSKTPPESLRGDFDALGLPFGASAEECKAAYKKLLKLHHPDRHAGHEGNMKKATEKSARINAAYDRIEKWRATGKAE
- a CDS encoding V-type ATP synthase subunit B, whose translation is MNKVYSKIESITGSVITVKAEGIRYGDLAEVDTVFGTSLAEVNRLNGDLVSLQVFAGGRGISTGDTVRFLGRQMQVPFSDNLMGRVFSGSGTPRDNGPALHDNPIPIGGPSVNPANRIIPRNMIRTGIPMIDLFNTLVVSQKLPIFSVSGEPYNDLLARIAMQAEVDVIVLGGMGLKYDDYLFFKDTLEEGGALSRTVMFVHTASDPTVECLMIPDMSLAVAEQFALQGKDVLVLLTDMTNFADAMKEISIIQEQVPSNRGYPGDLYSQLASRYEKAVDFESAGSITILGVTTMPGDDVTHPVPDNTGYITEGQYYLKNGRIEPFGSLSRLKQQVNGKTRADHRALMDGMIKLYSAYRDTLEKKAMGFIMTPWDAKLLKYGELFEKKMMDLTVNIPLEGALDLGWEILSDCFSPEETGLRTELITKFWPKKD
- a CDS encoding aldose epimerase family protein, which codes for MKISKKTFGVLASGKKVRLYTLKAGDLSLSISTLGATWTSLLVPSSKKRTDDVLLGFPTLAGYDTPKNYVGATIGRFGNRIGGARFALNGKTYDLYKNDGKHSLHGGWRGFDKFLWKAEAYEEQDGVFVRFELESPDGDEGYPGNLKAVVSYGLTKSHELVADYQAQVDAQCPVNLTNHAYFNLAGEGRGDILGHELQIHGASYVDVDKNLIPTGKLLPVQSAGTTGAFDFTARKPIGRDFKGTLGTNGTDGPGYDHCFVLDGDPGKLRPCADVFEPLSGRSMRVFTTQPAVQFYTGNFLDGLVGKEGSVYNRHTGFCLETQHLPDSPNHGEFPSCIFGPGRDYHERSIFSFDW
- a CDS encoding V-type ATP synthase subunit A, which produces MIGTKGTVEAVNGNMVSVRFDGPVSMNEVGFVKVADKQLKSEVIRIRGDISQLQVFEVTKGIAVGDTVEYTGDMLSVEVGPGLLGQVYDGLQNPLPKLTAVAGMFLERGIYLDPLPSDVAWEFTPVAKVGDTVERADTLGTVPEAAFTHRIMVPFGLYGTYTVVSIKGPGSYKLRDTIAELKDEKGNTVPVSLSFRWPVKRPIDCFVERFKPTEPMVTRVRLIDTFFPVARGGTYCIPGPFGAGKTVLQQITSQNADVDIVILAACGERAGEVVETLKEFPELKDPKTGHSLMERTIIICNTSSMPVASREASVYTGVTLAEYYRQMGLNVLLLADSTSRWAQAMREMSGRLEEIPGEEAFPAYLESTIASFYERAGTVRLRDGNVGSVTIGGTVSPAGGNFEEPVTQATLKVVGAFHGLSRERSDARKFPAIHPLDSWSKYKGIINAEKVSYAHGFMRRGSEVEQMMKVVGEEGTSIEDYVIYLKGELIDSVYFQQNSFDAVDAAVSPERQKHSFALLLKIMATLFSFPDKNEARSWFNRLRQKFLDYNGSEWQNDKFKALEKEIESTVAEQSKGLDKAAEKILAL
- a CDS encoding ATP synthase subunit E, with product MEIQLQELIDKIKKDGIVSASEEAARLKSQADSDAKRIVESAQREAEGIIAKAKTDSERFEKAGTAALEQASRNLVLAFKGEIEALLDKIIAAKTASSYGEDTLKAIIPELVKSWVSKGADSLDLILSEDNLNKLRSYFNDQLVSEINKGVELKSDRNLGAGFRIATKDGSAYYDFSVESVAELLSSYLNPRLAEILKTSAKGN